Proteins from a single region of Thunnus albacares chromosome 16, fThuAlb1.1, whole genome shotgun sequence:
- the LOC123000039 gene encoding tripartite motif-containing protein 16-like, producing MAQKGDQLDRETFSCSICLDLLRDPVAIPCGHSYCMSCIKGFWDEEDQRKSYSCPQCRQTFVPRPVLVKNTMLAALAEQLKKTGLQAAPADHYYAEPEDVACDVCTGRKLKALKSCLSCPASYCEKHLQPHYDAAPLQKHKLVDPSKTLKENICSHHDEVMKMFCRTDQQSICSLCNMEEHKGHDTVSAAAERTERQRELEVSRQNIQQRIQDREKDVKVLQQEVEAVNRSADKAVEDSEKIFTELIRLIQKRSSDVKQQIRSQQETEVSRVKELQEKLEQEITELKRKDAELKQLSYTEDHNQFLHNYPSLSQLSASTGSSSINIRPLSYFEDVTAAVSELRDQLQDVLREKWTNISLRGTEVDVLPSEAEPKTRAGFLKYSGEITLDLNTAHTHLLLSEGNRKATLTRKGQSYPSHPDRFTYYHQVLSRESLTGRCYWEVEWKGRGVGVAVAYKNISRAGGSLECGFGHNDKSWLLFSDINSYTIWFNNIFTPVSNPGPSRVGVYLDHRAGILSFYSISETMTLLHRVQTAFTQPLYAGLRLCYDVVTAEFCKLK from the coding sequence atggcgcAGAAAGGAGATCAGCTAGACCGAGAAACCTTCTCttgttcgatctgtctggatctactgagGGATCCGGTggctattccctgtggacacagctactgcatgagctgtattaaaggcttctgggatgaagaggatcagaggaagagctacagctgccctcagtgcagacagaccttcgtaccgaggcctgtcctggtgaaaaacaccatgttagcagctttagcggagcagctgaagaagactggactccaagctgctcctgctgatcactaCTATGCTGaacctgaagatgtggcctgtgatgtctgcaccgggaggaagctgaaagccctcAAATCCTGTCTGAGTTGTCCGGCCTCTTATTGTGAGAAACACCTTCAGCCTCACTATGATGCAGCTCCATTacagaaacacaagctggtcgacccctccaaGACACTGAaagagaacatctgctctcatcatgatgaggtgatgaagatgttctgccgtactgatcagcagagtatctgttctCTCTGCAACATGGaggaacataaaggccacgacacagtctcagctgcagcagaaaggactgagaggcagagagagctcgaggtgagtcgacaaaacatccagcagagaatccaggacagagagaaagatgtgaaggtGCTTCAACAGGAAGTGGAGGCCGTCAATCGCTCTGCggataaagcagtggaggacagtgagaagatcttcactgagctgatccgcctcatccagaaaagaagctctgatgtgaagcagcagatcagatcccagcaggaaactgaagtgagtcgagtcaaagagcttcaggagaagctggaacaggagatcactgagctgaagaggaaagacgctgaactgaagcagctctcatacacagaggatcacaaccagtttctacacaactacccctcactgtcacaactcagtgcatctacaggctcatccagcatcaatatccgtcctctgagctactttgaggatgtgacagcagctgtgtcagagctcagagatcaactacaggacgtcctgagggagaaatggacaaacatctcactgagagggactgaagtggacgttttacCGTCAGAAgcagaacccaagaccagagctggattcttaaaatattcaggtgaaatcacactggatctaaacacagcacacacacatctgttattatctgaggggaacagaaaagcaacactCACGAGGAAAGGACAGTCTTATCCCAGTCACCCTGACAGATTCACTTATTATCatcaggtcctgagtagagagagtctgactggacgttgttactgggaggtggagtggaaaGGGAGAGGAGTCGgtgtagcagtcgcatacaagaacatcagcagagcaggaggcTCATTGGAATGTGGATTTGGacacaatgacaaatcttggctgttattttctgacattaacaGTTATACAATTTGGTTCAACAATATCTTTACTCCCGTCTCAAATCCTGGTCCCTCCAGAGTAGGAGTatacctggatcacagagcaggtattctgtccttctacagcatctctgaaaccatgactctcctccacagagtccagaccgcattcactcagcctctctatgctggacttcGGCTTTGTTATGATGTTGtcacagctgagttctgtaaactcaaatag